The genome window TGTATTTGATCAAAATTAAGGGGTTTTACAAAAAAATCGGTAATCCCTTCTTTCATTATATCTACAGCTACTTCCACTGAGGCATAACCGGTAATAACCACAATTTCGGTTTCAGGATGGTTTTGTTTTATTAATTTTACTATTTTTTCTCCACCCATACCCGGCATTTTCAGATCAGTAACAACAAGATCGCAATCAACCTGGGACAATAAATCCATACCGAAATTTCCGTCTGAAGCCAGGAAAACTTCATGCCCCCAGCGGGTAAGCCGTAACTTGAACGTTTGAAGGATTGATTTTTCATCATCAATTACCAGTATTTTTAATTTCATTTTTTGCTCCCGCTTCTCCTGGGAGATCCCTTGTTTTGTAAGTTATATAGATTGTCACATAAATAATTTCACTGCGTTATCGGTCGTATGTGTAGGGGTTCAAAATTTTGAACCCCTACACCCCCCGGCCTTGCGTCCAATTTTAAAATCGGGTAATTATCTGATAATCTATATTTCAATTTTTCTTAAAAAACGCAAAATATCCCGGCGGCTGAATGGTTTGTGCAGAATTGGAATATTCGGCGCTTCAATAACACTTTCCATATGTGATTCTGAAAAACCGGTCATAAATGCAAACTGTTTCACCGATTTTTTGTATTTTTCTTTTGCTTGATTGTATAATACCAGTCCGTTCATGTTAGCCATCCTTAAATCGGAAAGCATCAGATCATAAACTTGTGCTTTTAATTTATCCAGGGCGTTCTTGCCATTTGAAGCAGTATCTACCCGGCACCCCAGGTCAGTTAAATATTTTGAAAGGGTAAGACGAATATTTTTTTCATCATCAACAACAAGTACTTTTGACGGAATCCAGGGATGGCCTATTACTTGTTGAACAGGCTTGGGTATAAAATCGGTATAAACCGGAAGATGGATAATAAAAGTGGAGCCGCCTGTTGGAGGTGAATTCACTGTAATAGAACCACCATGCTCCTGGATAATTTCGTAAGCAATGGAAAGACCAAGGCCTGTTCCCTTGCCATGTGGTTTGGTAGTGAAAAAGGGGTCAAAAATCTTTGATAAGTGTTCCTCAGAGATACCGGGACCGTTGTCTGCTATCTCCACAACAATCCAATCCCCATCCATATTACTCCGAATAATAATTTTATTCCCGATCCTGCTGGATCCAATCGCATCTACTGCGTTGCTGAGCAGGTTGAGAATCACTTGTTGCATCTTGGTCAAGTCTGCCTTTACCGGTTTAATTTCTTCGGTAAGCTTTAGAACGGCCTTAATTCTCCTTTCTATCAACTGATGTACCCTGATCCCCATAACAGTTCTGATAACCTCATTTATATTGACAGCCTTTCCGTCAAAAGTGGATTTCCATGAAAACGCAAGCAGGTTTTTCACAATCTTGCCGGCTCTTTTGGCATCGTTTTCTATGATCCGGGCTGCTTCATTGACGTCATTGGTTAAATTTGCGTCTTCCATAAGAAATTCCGCACAGCCAATGATACTGGTTAGAGGATTGTTAA of Desulfosarcina sp. BuS5 contains these proteins:
- a CDS encoding PAS domain-containing hybrid sensor histidine kinase/response regulator, translated to MMQKTNLPLFDPKNCSYSFLKILAHAFDQMDSMTWVLDTEGKILFSNSAALKCADISLNRVEGSFLGESPWRNYSPKAKNITAAMIKNALSGRSVVAEDSIAAPDRLIPVLFSISPIRDSNENIIALISEAKVIQELKNLQREYSTRLETKIHKVAKALKKTNRLNRNLVDSAPVGIIFINEQGRLLFANPRMKHIITALGIAGNSIKNKKLSEIGIFQADSFWKKINNDSLLEISPGQVKMLFCHNKNIKMYFEVHAAPLRGISNNYKGTVLIFDDVTERKGLEEKLLKVRIRSEKMSSIKLLISGIAHELNNPLTSIIGCAEFLMEDANLTNDVNEAARIIENDAKRAGKIVKNLLAFSWKSTFDGKAVNINEVIRTVMGIRVHQLIERRIKAVLKLTEEIKPVKADLTKMQQVILNLLSNAVDAIGSSRIGNKIIIRSNMDGDWIVVEIADNGPGISEEHLSKIFDPFFTTKPHGKGTGLGLSIAYEIIQEHGGSITVNSPPTGGSTFIIHLPVYTDFIPKPVQQVIGHPWIPSKVLVVDDEKNIRLTLSKYLTDLGCRVDTASNGKNALDKLKAQVYDLMLSDLRMANMNGLVLYNQAKEKYKKSVKQFAFMTGFSESHMESVIEAPNIPILHKPFSRRDILRFLRKIEI